The Salvelinus sp. IW2-2015 linkage group LG8, ASM291031v2, whole genome shotgun sequence genome window below encodes:
- the abcc3 gene encoding ATP-binding cassette sub-family C member 3 isoform X1, which produces MERLCGPKLPFWVANQTLHTDSPDLPECFQLSVLSWLPCVYLWLACPPYLFYLQRNNKGYIMMSILNRVKTVFGLVLWIVCWTDLFGTFHELQQGDTKPPIYFVTPLVVGMTMLLALFLIQFERLRGVQSSGILFIFWFLSVMCAIVPFRSKILQAKYQSEISDKLRFTTFYFYFSLIVAELILSCFNEKPPLFSNIDTDPNPCPQSTAGFLSTMTFWWFTSMAIKGYKNPLEAKDLWSLNKRDSSEVVVPKLLREWEVEQAKAHSAEDQSTQALYSKPPPAGESNHVGGESSPEEVEVLLSKQKDPKKPSFLRSLIKAFGPYFLIGSAFKLLQDLITFVNPQLLKLLISFTKQKGAPTWWGYALAFLMFFAAFLQTLILHQHFQYCFVTGMRLRTSIIGAIYRKSLIITNAAKRTTTVGEIVNLMSVDAQRFMDLTTFLNMLWSAPLQIILALYFLWQNLGPSVLAGVAVMILLIPLNAAIAVKTRAYQVEQMQYKDARIKLMNEILNGIKVLKLYAWESSFKDKVLEIRQNELNVLRKTAYLGALSTVAWTSAPFLVALTTFAVYVTVDKNNILDAEKAFVSLSLFNILRFPLNMLPQVISCIVQASVSLKRIQDFLSHDELDPESVDRTNTATDSSVTVVNGKFTWAKQDPPALHNINLMVPQGSLLAVVGHVGCGKSSLVSALLGEMEKMEGDISIQGSVAYVPQQAWIQNATLRDNILFGKAYNEQKYRCCLEACALTQDLEVLPGGDLTEIGEKGINLSGGQRQRVSLARALYNKADVYLLDDPLSAVDAHVAKHIFDHVIGPEGALQGKTRILVTHGISFLPQVDNIVVMVEGRVSEMGSYQELLKQNGAFAEFLRNYSLEDIIEEDEATEALTDEEEDFPDDALSNHTDMVDNEPVVNEAKRQFIRQISIISGDLENPKSRSVRKRLCSERKHAESDSEKKLPKVAKLIQAETAETGRVKSKVFWEYAKAVGPLLSLFICFLYGCQSAAAIGANVWLSQWTNDAAQNVTQENVSMRVGVYAALGMAQGVLLLANCLLSKAYSMLRAAKLMHLYMLQGVLRAPQGFFESTPTGRVLNRFSKDVDIIDSHIPDNIDIWMRTFWYTVNVLIVCSALTPLFLLVVVPLMVFYWWVQRFYVATSRQLKRLESVSRSPIYSHFSETVTGSSVIRAYGRHDAFVLMSDMKVDENQKSYYPGIVSNRWLGVRIEFIGNCIVLFAALFAVIGKDKLNPGLVGLSVSYALLVTMSLNWMVRMTSDLESNIVAVERVKEYSETKTEAPWEVEDKKPSSDWPSQGNVEFSDYSVRYREGLELVLKNITLSVKGGEKIGIVGRTGAGKSSMTLCLFRLLEAAGGEITIDGVKISEIGLHDLRSKLTIIPQEPVLFSGSLRMNLDPFEKYSDGEVWKALELSHLNKFVSNQPAKLELACSEGGENLSVGQRQLVCLARALLRKTRILILDEATAAIDLETDDLIQSTIRTQFEDCTVFTIAHRLNTIMDYTRVLVLDKGQIAEFDTPTNLLFQRGIFYGMAKDAGLAQ; this is translated from the exons GTAGCCAATCAGACGCTCCACACAGACAGCCCAGACCTGCCGGAATGTTTCCAGCTGTCAGTGCTGTCATGGCTGCCTTGTGTGTACCTGTGGCTTGCTTGCCCTCCCTACCTCTTCTACCTCCAGAGGAACAACAAGGGTTATATCATGATGTCCATCCTTAACAGAGTGAAAACG GTCTTTGGGTTGGTGTTGTGGATTGTGTGTTGGACAGATCTTTTCGGCACCTTCCATGAGCTGCAGCAGGGGGACACAAAGCCACCCATCTACTTCGTCACTCCGCTGGTGGTCGGCATGACGATG ctGCTAGCTTTGTTTCTGATACAGTTTGAGAGGTTGAGGGGGGTCCAGTCTTCAGGGATTCTATTTATATTCTGGTTCCTGTCAGTGATGTGTGCCATAGTGCCTTTCCGCTCCAAGATCCTACAGGCCAAATATCAG AGTGAGATTTCAGACAAGTTGCGTTTCACcacattctatttctacttcaGTCTGATCGTAGCCGAGCTTATCCTCTCTTGCTTCAACGAGAAACCTCCACTTTTctccaacatagacacagacccc AATCCTTGTCCTCAATCAACTGCTGGTTTCCTCTCCACTATGACCTTCTGGTGGTTCACTAG CATGGCCATCAAGGGCTATAAGAACCCTCTGGAAGCCAAAGACCTGTGGTCACTGAACAAGAGGGACAGCTCAGAGGTGGTCGTCCCCAAGCTACTGCGGGAGTGGGAGGTGGAGCAGGCCAAGGct CACAGTGCTGAGGACCAGTCCACCCAGGCTCTGTACTCCAAACCTCCGCCAGCGGGAGAGTCCAACCATGTAGGGGGGGAGAGCAGTCCTgaggaggtggaggtgttgctgtccAAACAAAAAGACCCCAAGAAGCCCTCCTTCCTCCGTTCCCTCATCAAGGCCTTCGGACCCTACTTCCTAATCGGATCTGCATTTAAACTCCTACAGGACCTCATCACCTTCGTCAACCCACAGCTCCTCAA gttatTGATCTCATTCACGAAGCAGAAGGGAGCTCCCACCTGGTGGGGATATGCCCTGGCCTTCCTCATGTTCTTCGCAGCCTTTCTCCAGACTCTCATTCTGCACCAACACTTCCAGTACTGCTTCGTCACTGGGATGAGGCTCCGCACCTCCATCATAGGAGCCATCTACAGGAAG tctCTGATCATCACGAACGCGGCCAAACGTACAACTACAGTGGGAGAGATAGTCAACCTGATGTCTGTGGACGCTCAGCGCTTCATGGATCTCACCACCTTTCTCAACATGCTGTGGTCCGCCCCACTTCAGATCATACTGGCACTATACTTCCTGTGGCAG AATCTGGGTCCGTCAGTGCTGGCTGGTGTTGCTGTGATGATCCTGCTGATCCCCTTAAATGCTGCCATTGCTGTGaagacacgagcctaccag GTGGAGCAGATGCAGTACAAGGACGCTCGCATCAAACTGATGAACGAGATTCTGAACGGGATCAAAGTGTTGAAGCTGTACGCCTGGGAGAGCTCCTTTAAAGACAAGGTTCTGGAGATCAGACAGAACGAGCTCAATGTGCTCCGCAAGACGGCCTACCTCGGTGCTCTGTCTACCGTGGCCTGGACCAGCGCACCATTCCTA GTTGCCTTGACAACGTTTGCAGTGTATGTGACTGTggataaaaataacattttagacGCGGAGAAAGCCTTTGTATCTTTGTCTCTGTTCAACATCTTACGGTTCCCTCTCAATATGTTGCCCCAAGTCATCAGCTGTATCGTACAG GCCAGCGTGTCCCTGAAGCGTATCCAGGACTTCCTGAGTCATGATGAGCTGGACCCAGAGTCTGTGGACCGGACTAACACTGCCACAG ATAGCTCAGTGACTGTTGTCAATGGGAAGTTCACCTGGGCAAAACAAGATCCTCCTGCTCTACACAA TATAAACCTGATGGTGCCCCAGGGCTCACTGCTAGCGGTGGTAGGACATGTCGGCTGTGGAAAGTCTTCTCTGGTGTCTGCTCtactgggagagatggagaaaatggaGGGAGACATCTCTATACAG gGTTCGGTGGCCTACGTCCCGCAGCAAGCCTGGATCCAGAATGCCACTCTGAGAGACAACATCCTATTTGGCAAGGCCTACAACGAGCAGAAGTACCGCTGTTGTCTGGAGGCCTGCGCTCTGACCCAGGACCTGGAAGTACTACCTGGAGGAGACCTGACCGAGATCGGAGAGAAG ggaaTCAACCTATCAGGTGGTCAGAGACAGAGGGTCAGTCTGGCCAGAGCTCTGTACAACAAGGCAGACGTCTACCTGCTGGATGACCCTCTCTCTGCCGTGGACGCCCACGTGGCCAAACACATCTTCGACCACGTCATTGGCCCAGAGGGGGCGCTGCAGGGCAAG ACGCGTATCCTGGTGACGCACGGCATCAGCTTCCTGCCGCAGGTGGATAACATAGTGGTGATGGTGGAGGGCAGGGTGTCGGAGATGGGCTCGTACCAAGAGCTGCTCAAACAGAATGGGGCATTCGCTGAGTTCCTCAGGAACTATTCCCTGGAGGACATCATCGAGGAGGACGAGGCAACAG AGGCTTTGACTGACGAAGAAGAAGACTTCCCTGACGACGCCCTTAGCAACCATACAGACATGGTGGACAACGAACCAGTGGTCAATGAGGCAAAGAGACAGTTCATAAG GCAGATCAGCATCATCTCAGGGGACCTGGAGAACCCAAAGAGCAGGTCTGTCCGGAAGCGTCTGTGCAGCGAGAGGAAGCATGCCGAATCTGACTCAGAGAAGAAACTACCCAAGGTGGCGAAACTCATCCAAGCAGAGACCGCTGAGACAGGCAGG GTGAAGAGCAAGGTGTTCTGGGAGTATGCCAAGGCAGTAGGGCCTCTGCTGTCCCTCTTCATCTGTTTCCTGTACGGCTGCCAGAGTGCTGCTGCCATCGGAGCCAACGTCTGGCTGAGCCAGTGGACCAATGACGCAGCTCAGAACGTGACCCAGGAGAATGTCAGCATGAGGGTGGGCGTGTATGCTGCTTTGGGCATGGCACAAG gTGTGCTGTTGCTGGCCAACTGTCTGCTGTCCAAGGCCTACAGCATGCTGCGGGCAGCCAAACTCATGCACCTCTACATGCTCCAGGGGGTGCTGAGGGCACCCCAGGGCTTCTTCGAGAGCACCCCCACGGGGCGCGTACTAAACCGCTTCAGCAAAGACGTGGACATTATAGACTCGCACATCCCAGACAATATTGATATATGGATGCGCACTTTCTGGTACACAGTGAATGTGCTGATCGTATGCTCTGCCCTCACCCCTCTGTTCCTACTAGTCGTAGTGCCGTTAATGGTGTTCTATTGGTGGGTCCAG AGATTTTATGTGGCCACATCTCGGCAGTTAAAGCGTCTGGAGTCGGTCAGCAGGTCTCCCATATACTCCCATTTCTCTGAGACCGTCACTGGCTCTAGTGTTATCAGAGCCTACGGCAGACACGATGCCTTTGTACTAATGAGTGACATGAAGGTGGATGAGAACCAGAAGAGTTACTACCCTGGTATAGTGTCCAACAG gtggttaGGGGTGCGTATAGAGTTCATTGGGAACTGCATCGTACTGTTTGCTGCTCTGTTTGCTGTAATCGGGAAAGACAAGCTCAACCCTGGACTGGTGGGACTCTCTGTGTCCTACGCTCTACTG GTGACCATGTCACTGAACTGGATGGTGAGGATGACGTCAGATCTGGAGAGCAACATCGTAGCCGTGGAGAGAGTCAAGGAGTACTCTGAGACCAAGACTGAG GCCCCATGGGAGGTGGAGGACAAGAAGCCTTCGTCTGATTGGCCGTCCCAGGGGAACGTAGAGTTCAGTGACTACAGCGTGAGGTACAGAGAGGGACTGGAGCTGGTCCTTAAGAACATCACCCTCAGTgtcaaaggaggagagaag ATAGGTATCGTGGGTCGTACTGGGGCTGGTAAGTCCTCTATGACACTGTGCCTGTTTCGGCTTCTGGAGGCGGCAGGGGGAGAGATCACCATCGACGGGGTCAAGATATCAGAGATAGGACTGCATGACCTAAGATCTAAACTCACCATTATaccacag gaGCCAGTGCTGTTCTCTGGCAGTCTTAGGATGAACCTGGACCCCTTTGAGAAGTACAGTGACGGTGAGGTATGGAAGGCTCTGGAACTGTCCCACCTCAACAAGTTTGTCAGCAACCAGCCGGCTAAACTGGAGCTGGCGTgttcagagggaggagagaacctTAG TGTGGGCCAGAGGCAGCTGGTGTGTTTAGCCAGGGCTCTTCTGAGGAAGACGAGGATCCTGATCCTGGATGAAGCTACAGCTGCCATCGACCTAGAGACCGACGACCTCATCCAGTCAACCATCAGGACACAGTTTGAGGACTGCACCGTCTTCACCATCGCTCACAGACTCAACACCATCATGGACTATACTAG AGTGCTGGTCTTGGACAAGGGACAGATTGCTGAATTTGACACTCCTACAAACCTCTTATTCCAGAGAGGAATCTTCTATGGTATGGCTAAAGATGCAGGACTTGCACAATAG
- the abcc3 gene encoding ATP-binding cassette sub-family C member 3 isoform X4, with the protein MERLCGPKLPFWVANQTLHTDSPDLPECFQLSVLSWLPCVYLWLACPPYLFYLQRNNKGYIMMSILNRVKTVFGLVLWIVCWTDLFGTFHELQQGDTKPPIYFVTPLVVGMTMLLALFLIQFERLRGVQSSGILFIFWFLSVMCAIVPFRSKILQAKYQSEISDKLRFTTFYFYFSLIVAELILSCFNEKPPLFSNIDTDPNPCPQSTAGFLSTMTFWWFTSMAIKGYKNPLEAKDLWSLNKRDSSEVVVPKLLREWEVEQAKAHSAEDQSTQALYSKPPPAGESNHVGGESSPEEVEVLLSKQKDPKKPSFLRSLIKAFGPYFLIGSAFKLLQDLITFVNPQLLKLLISFTKQKGAPTWWGYALAFLMFFAAFLQTLILHQHFQYCFVTGMRLRTSIIGAIYRKSLIITNAAKRTTTVGEIVNLMSVDAQRFMDLTTFLNMLWSAPLQIILALYFLWQNLGPSVLAGVAVMILLIPLNAAIAVKTRAYQVEQMQYKDARIKLMNEILNGIKVLKLYAWESSFKDKVLEIRQNELNVLRKTAYLGALSTVAWTSAPFLVALTTFAVYVTVDKNNILDAEKAFVSLSLFNILRFPLNMLPQVISCIVQASVSLKRIQDFLSHDELDPESVDRTNTATDSSVTVVNGKFTWAKQDPPALHNINLMVPQGSLLAVVGHVGCGKSSLVSALLGEMEKMEGDISIQGSVAYVPQQAWIQNATLRDNILFGKAYNEQKYRCCLEACALTQDLEVLPGGDLTEIGEKGINLSGGQRQRVSLARALYNKADVYLLDDPLSAVDAHVAKHIFDHVIGPEGALQGKTRILVTHGISFLPQVDNIVVMVEGRVSEMGSYQELLKQNGAFAEFLRNYSLEDIIEEDEATEALTDEEEDFPDDALSNHTDMVDNEPVVNEAKRQFIRQISIISGDLENPKSRSVRKRLCSERKHAESDSEKKLPKVAKLIQAETAETGRVKSKVFWEYAKAVGPLLSLFICFLYGCQSAAAIGANVWLSQWTNDAAQNVTQENVSMRVGVYAALGMAQGLLVMVSSFTLAMGNIGAARKLHYALLDNKLHTPQSFFDTTPIGRVINRFSKDIYVIDEALPSTVLMFLGTFFSSLSTMIVIVASTPIFAVVIAPLAFIYIFVQVCCCWPTVCCPRPTACCGQPNSCTSTCSRGC; encoded by the exons GTAGCCAATCAGACGCTCCACACAGACAGCCCAGACCTGCCGGAATGTTTCCAGCTGTCAGTGCTGTCATGGCTGCCTTGTGTGTACCTGTGGCTTGCTTGCCCTCCCTACCTCTTCTACCTCCAGAGGAACAACAAGGGTTATATCATGATGTCCATCCTTAACAGAGTGAAAACG GTCTTTGGGTTGGTGTTGTGGATTGTGTGTTGGACAGATCTTTTCGGCACCTTCCATGAGCTGCAGCAGGGGGACACAAAGCCACCCATCTACTTCGTCACTCCGCTGGTGGTCGGCATGACGATG ctGCTAGCTTTGTTTCTGATACAGTTTGAGAGGTTGAGGGGGGTCCAGTCTTCAGGGATTCTATTTATATTCTGGTTCCTGTCAGTGATGTGTGCCATAGTGCCTTTCCGCTCCAAGATCCTACAGGCCAAATATCAG AGTGAGATTTCAGACAAGTTGCGTTTCACcacattctatttctacttcaGTCTGATCGTAGCCGAGCTTATCCTCTCTTGCTTCAACGAGAAACCTCCACTTTTctccaacatagacacagacccc AATCCTTGTCCTCAATCAACTGCTGGTTTCCTCTCCACTATGACCTTCTGGTGGTTCACTAG CATGGCCATCAAGGGCTATAAGAACCCTCTGGAAGCCAAAGACCTGTGGTCACTGAACAAGAGGGACAGCTCAGAGGTGGTCGTCCCCAAGCTACTGCGGGAGTGGGAGGTGGAGCAGGCCAAGGct CACAGTGCTGAGGACCAGTCCACCCAGGCTCTGTACTCCAAACCTCCGCCAGCGGGAGAGTCCAACCATGTAGGGGGGGAGAGCAGTCCTgaggaggtggaggtgttgctgtccAAACAAAAAGACCCCAAGAAGCCCTCCTTCCTCCGTTCCCTCATCAAGGCCTTCGGACCCTACTTCCTAATCGGATCTGCATTTAAACTCCTACAGGACCTCATCACCTTCGTCAACCCACAGCTCCTCAA gttatTGATCTCATTCACGAAGCAGAAGGGAGCTCCCACCTGGTGGGGATATGCCCTGGCCTTCCTCATGTTCTTCGCAGCCTTTCTCCAGACTCTCATTCTGCACCAACACTTCCAGTACTGCTTCGTCACTGGGATGAGGCTCCGCACCTCCATCATAGGAGCCATCTACAGGAAG tctCTGATCATCACGAACGCGGCCAAACGTACAACTACAGTGGGAGAGATAGTCAACCTGATGTCTGTGGACGCTCAGCGCTTCATGGATCTCACCACCTTTCTCAACATGCTGTGGTCCGCCCCACTTCAGATCATACTGGCACTATACTTCCTGTGGCAG AATCTGGGTCCGTCAGTGCTGGCTGGTGTTGCTGTGATGATCCTGCTGATCCCCTTAAATGCTGCCATTGCTGTGaagacacgagcctaccag GTGGAGCAGATGCAGTACAAGGACGCTCGCATCAAACTGATGAACGAGATTCTGAACGGGATCAAAGTGTTGAAGCTGTACGCCTGGGAGAGCTCCTTTAAAGACAAGGTTCTGGAGATCAGACAGAACGAGCTCAATGTGCTCCGCAAGACGGCCTACCTCGGTGCTCTGTCTACCGTGGCCTGGACCAGCGCACCATTCCTA GTTGCCTTGACAACGTTTGCAGTGTATGTGACTGTggataaaaataacattttagacGCGGAGAAAGCCTTTGTATCTTTGTCTCTGTTCAACATCTTACGGTTCCCTCTCAATATGTTGCCCCAAGTCATCAGCTGTATCGTACAG GCCAGCGTGTCCCTGAAGCGTATCCAGGACTTCCTGAGTCATGATGAGCTGGACCCAGAGTCTGTGGACCGGACTAACACTGCCACAG ATAGCTCAGTGACTGTTGTCAATGGGAAGTTCACCTGGGCAAAACAAGATCCTCCTGCTCTACACAA TATAAACCTGATGGTGCCCCAGGGCTCACTGCTAGCGGTGGTAGGACATGTCGGCTGTGGAAAGTCTTCTCTGGTGTCTGCTCtactgggagagatggagaaaatggaGGGAGACATCTCTATACAG gGTTCGGTGGCCTACGTCCCGCAGCAAGCCTGGATCCAGAATGCCACTCTGAGAGACAACATCCTATTTGGCAAGGCCTACAACGAGCAGAAGTACCGCTGTTGTCTGGAGGCCTGCGCTCTGACCCAGGACCTGGAAGTACTACCTGGAGGAGACCTGACCGAGATCGGAGAGAAG ggaaTCAACCTATCAGGTGGTCAGAGACAGAGGGTCAGTCTGGCCAGAGCTCTGTACAACAAGGCAGACGTCTACCTGCTGGATGACCCTCTCTCTGCCGTGGACGCCCACGTGGCCAAACACATCTTCGACCACGTCATTGGCCCAGAGGGGGCGCTGCAGGGCAAG ACGCGTATCCTGGTGACGCACGGCATCAGCTTCCTGCCGCAGGTGGATAACATAGTGGTGATGGTGGAGGGCAGGGTGTCGGAGATGGGCTCGTACCAAGAGCTGCTCAAACAGAATGGGGCATTCGCTGAGTTCCTCAGGAACTATTCCCTGGAGGACATCATCGAGGAGGACGAGGCAACAG AGGCTTTGACTGACGAAGAAGAAGACTTCCCTGACGACGCCCTTAGCAACCATACAGACATGGTGGACAACGAACCAGTGGTCAATGAGGCAAAGAGACAGTTCATAAG GCAGATCAGCATCATCTCAGGGGACCTGGAGAACCCAAAGAGCAGGTCTGTCCGGAAGCGTCTGTGCAGCGAGAGGAAGCATGCCGAATCTGACTCAGAGAAGAAACTACCCAAGGTGGCGAAACTCATCCAAGCAGAGACCGCTGAGACAGGCAGG GTGAAGAGCAAGGTGTTCTGGGAGTATGCCAAGGCAGTAGGGCCTCTGCTGTCCCTCTTCATCTGTTTCCTGTACGGCTGCCAGAGTGCTGCTGCCATCGGAGCCAACGTCTGGCTGAGCCAGTGGACCAATGACGCAGCTCAGAACGTGACCCAGGAGAATGTCAGCATGAGGGTGGGCGTGTATGCTGCTTTGGGCATGGCACAAG gGCTCCTGGTCATGGTCTCCTCCTTCACCCTGGCCATGGGGAACATCGGAGCAGCCAGGAAGCTCCACTATGCCCTCCTGGACAACAAGCTTCACACCCCCCAGTCTTTCTTTGACACCACCCCCATAGGCAGGGTCATCAACCGCTTCTCTAAGGACATCTACGTCATTGACGAGGCACTGCCCTCCACCGTTCTCATGTTCCTCGGgaccttcttctcctctctctccaccatgaTAGTCATAGTGGCCAGCACCCCCATCTTCGCCGTGGTCATAGCCCCGCTGGCTTTCATATACATCTTTGTCCAG gTGTGCTGTTGCTGGCCAACTGTCTGCTGTCCAAGGCCTACAGCATGCTGCGGGCAGCCAAACTCATGCACCTCTACATGCTCCAGGGGGTGCTGA